A genomic region of Roseateles amylovorans contains the following coding sequences:
- a CDS encoding aldehyde dehydrogenase family protein: MFKNLINGEWVDGPRVSRNINPSDTRDVVGEYAQADAAQTRQAIAAARQAFSKWSLSTPQQRFDILDAAGNEVLARRAELGDLLAREEGKTLPEAIGEVVRAGNIFKFFAGEALRVGGEVIPSVRPGVGVEVTREPLGVIGLITPWNFPIAIPTWKLAPALAFGNTVVMKPAELVPGSAWALADILKRAGLPDGVFNLVMGRGSEVGAELLENQGVDAISFTGSVPTGQRVAAACVARGAKFQLEMGGKNPFVVLDDADLDVAVAAAVNSGFFSTGQRCTASSRVIVTEGIHDRFVAAVVQKMKTLKVDDARKAGTDIGPVVDERQLAQDLEYIGIARQEGAVLAAGGEALGHSSAGAPGFYLTPALFTETTADMRINREEVFGPVVSVIKAKNYDEALALANDTPFGLATGIATTSLKHATHFKRHAQAGMVMVNLPTAGVDYHVPFGGRKSSSYGPREQGRYAAEFYTTVKTAYTQA, encoded by the coding sequence ATGTTCAAGAACCTGATCAACGGCGAGTGGGTCGACGGCCCGCGCGTTTCCCGCAACATCAATCCGAGCGACACCCGCGACGTGGTCGGCGAGTACGCCCAGGCGGACGCCGCCCAGACCCGCCAGGCCATCGCCGCCGCGCGACAGGCCTTCTCCAAGTGGAGTCTGTCCACGCCGCAACAGCGCTTTGACATCCTCGATGCAGCCGGCAACGAGGTGCTGGCCCGCCGCGCCGAGCTGGGTGACCTGCTGGCCCGCGAAGAAGGCAAGACACTGCCGGAAGCCATCGGCGAGGTGGTCCGCGCCGGCAACATCTTCAAGTTCTTCGCCGGCGAGGCGTTGCGCGTCGGCGGCGAGGTGATCCCGTCGGTGCGTCCGGGCGTGGGTGTCGAAGTCACCCGCGAGCCGCTGGGTGTGATCGGCCTGATCACGCCGTGGAACTTCCCGATCGCGATCCCGACCTGGAAGCTGGCTCCCGCGCTCGCCTTCGGCAACACGGTGGTGATGAAGCCGGCCGAGCTGGTGCCCGGCTCGGCCTGGGCACTGGCCGACATCCTCAAGCGCGCCGGCCTGCCGGATGGCGTGTTCAATCTGGTGATGGGCCGCGGCTCCGAAGTGGGCGCGGAACTGCTGGAGAACCAGGGCGTCGATGCCATCAGCTTCACCGGCAGCGTGCCGACCGGACAACGTGTCGCCGCCGCCTGCGTGGCGCGTGGCGCGAAGTTCCAGCTGGAGATGGGCGGCAAGAATCCGTTCGTGGTGCTGGACGATGCCGACCTGGACGTGGCGGTCGCTGCCGCGGTCAACAGCGGCTTCTTCTCAACCGGTCAGCGTTGCACCGCCTCGTCGCGCGTGATCGTCACCGAAGGCATCCATGACCGCTTCGTGGCCGCCGTGGTCCAGAAGATGAAGACCCTGAAGGTGGACGACGCCCGCAAGGCCGGCACCGACATCGGACCGGTGGTCGACGAGCGCCAGCTGGCGCAGGATCTCGAGTACATCGGCATCGCTCGCCAGGAAGGCGCCGTGCTGGCCGCCGGCGGCGAGGCGCTGGGCCACAGCTCGGCCGGTGCGCCGGGCTTCTACCTGACGCCCGCGCTGTTCACCGAGACCACTGCCGACATGCGCATCAACCGCGAGGAAGTCTTCGGTCCGGTGGTGAGCGTGATCAAGGCCAAGAACTACGACGAGGCGCTGGCGCTGGCCAACGACACCCCGTTCGGCCTGGCCACCGGCATCGCCACCACCTCGCTCAAGCACGCCACCCACTTCAAGCGTCATGCGCAGGCCGGCATGGTGATGGTCAACCTGCCAACCGCGGGTGTGGACTATCACGTGCCGTTCGGCGGACGGAAGTCGTCGAGCTACGGCCCGCGCGAGCAAGGCCGCTATGCCGCCGAGTTCTACACCACGGTCAAGACGGCCTACACCCAGGCCTGA
- a CDS encoding MFS transporter, which yields MQLSLSSAAGAVGSRTRYGVLAMIFLVTVLNYADRATVGVAGPVLSKDLGIDSVQMGFIFSAFSWSYVLGQLPGGWLLDKFGAKKVYAWSILLWSLFTMLQGTVHHMGMDMVLFGLPMAVAALFIMRLLVGLAESPSFPANGRMVAAWFPVAERGTASAIFNSAQYFATVLFAPIMAWIVHAIGWSEVFYFMGALGIVVSVVWMRTMHNSPSEHPNVSQAEREHIESGGALLSGSASKTASGPKLAYLKQLLGNRMLLGVYIAQYCVNVLTYFFLTWFPVYLVKERGMSVLNAGIVAALPAICGFAGGVLGGVISDWLLRRGHSLTFARKLPIVVGMLLSTTMVACNYVGIEALVVGIMALAFFGKGLGALGWAVVSDTSPKEIAGLSGALFNTFGNVAGIVTPIVIGYIVQTTHSFNGALVFVGAHALIAVLSYLLVVGEIKRVELKPV from the coding sequence ATGCAGCTTTCTCTTTCCTCCGCCGCAGGCGCTGTCGGTAGCCGCACGCGCTACGGCGTGCTGGCGATGATCTTTCTGGTCACCGTCCTGAACTATGCGGACCGCGCCACCGTCGGCGTGGCGGGTCCGGTGCTGTCCAAGGACCTGGGCATCGACTCGGTGCAGATGGGCTTCATCTTCTCGGCCTTCAGCTGGTCGTATGTGCTGGGCCAACTGCCCGGCGGCTGGTTGCTCGACAAGTTCGGCGCCAAGAAGGTCTACGCCTGGAGCATCCTGCTGTGGTCGCTGTTCACCATGCTGCAAGGCACGGTGCACCACATGGGCATGGACATGGTGCTGTTCGGCCTGCCGATGGCGGTCGCGGCGCTCTTCATCATGCGTTTGCTGGTGGGGCTGGCGGAGTCGCCGTCCTTTCCGGCCAACGGCCGCATGGTCGCGGCCTGGTTCCCGGTGGCGGAACGCGGAACGGCCTCGGCGATCTTCAACTCGGCGCAGTACTTCGCCACGGTGCTGTTCGCGCCGATCATGGCCTGGATCGTGCACGCGATCGGCTGGTCCGAGGTCTTCTATTTCATGGGGGCGCTGGGCATTGTGGTGAGCGTGGTGTGGATGCGAACCATGCACAACAGCCCCTCGGAACATCCCAACGTCAGCCAGGCCGAGCGCGAACACATCGAATCGGGCGGTGCGCTGCTGTCGGGCAGCGCCAGCAAGACGGCGTCGGGCCCGAAGCTGGCCTACCTCAAGCAGTTGCTGGGCAACCGCATGCTGCTGGGCGTGTACATCGCGCAGTACTGCGTCAATGTCCTGACCTACTTCTTCCTGACCTGGTTCCCGGTGTATCTGGTGAAGGAACGCGGCATGTCGGTGCTCAATGCGGGCATCGTGGCGGCGCTGCCGGCGATCTGCGGTTTCGCCGGGGGTGTGCTGGGCGGTGTGATTTCCGACTGGCTGCTGCGCCGGGGTCATTCGCTGACCTTCGCCCGCAAGCTGCCGATCGTGGTGGGCATGCTGCTGTCGACCACCATGGTGGCCTGCAACTACGTGGGCATCGAAGCCCTGGTGGTGGGCATCATGGCGCTGGCGTTCTTCGGCAAGGGCCTGGGCGCGCTGGGCTGGGCGGTGGTGTCGGACACCTCGCCCAAGGAGATCGCGGGTCTGAGCGGCGCGCTGTTCAATACCTTCGGCAATGTGGCCGGCATCGTGACGCCGATCGTGATCGGCTACATCGTGCAGACCACCCACTCGTTCAATGGCGCGCTGGTGTTCGTCGGCGCCCATGCGCTGATCGCCGTGCTGAGCTATCTGCTCGTGGTGGGCGAGATCAAGCGCGTGGAACTGAAGCCCGTCTGA
- the garD gene encoding galactarate dehydratase encodes MTAPKNPLTIQMHEADNVAIVANDGGLPAGTVLPSGLVLKDQVPQGHKVALVDLPADAAVLRYNVPIGHAAQAIPAGSWVHERLLKMPPARELDGLPKATAQAPAMPPLTGYTFEGYRNADGSVGTRNILAITQTVQCVAGVVEFAVARIKAELLPKYPNVDDVVGLAHTYGCGVAIDAPDAVIPIRTLRNISLNPNFGGEVMVVSLGCEKLQPERLLPPGVIPIADQRGDAAAEGLDVVCLQDNKHVGFMSMIESVMTQATVHLERLNRRRRETIPASELVVGVQCGGSDAFSGVTANPAVGFCADLLVRAGATVMFSETTEVRDGIAQLTARARSPEVADAMIREMAWYDAYLQRGSVDRSANTTPGNKKGGLSNIVEKAMGSIVKSGSAPISGVLSPGNKLDGQRGLIYAATPASDFICGTLQLAAGMNLHVFTTGRGTPYGLAECPVIKVATRSDLARRWHDLMDINAGLIADGEKTIAEVGWEMFHMMLEVASGRQTWAERHGLHNALVLFNPAPVT; translated from the coding sequence ATGACCGCCCCCAAGAACCCGTTGACCATCCAGATGCATGAGGCGGACAACGTCGCCATCGTCGCCAACGATGGCGGCCTGCCCGCCGGCACGGTGCTGCCCTCCGGGCTGGTGCTGAAAGACCAGGTGCCGCAAGGCCACAAGGTGGCCCTGGTGGACCTGCCGGCCGATGCCGCCGTGCTGCGCTACAACGTGCCGATCGGCCACGCCGCGCAGGCGATCCCGGCCGGCAGCTGGGTGCATGAACGTCTGCTGAAGATGCCGCCGGCCCGTGAGCTGGACGGTCTGCCCAAGGCCACCGCTCAGGCGCCAGCGATGCCGCCGCTGACCGGCTACACCTTCGAGGGCTACCGCAATGCGGACGGCTCGGTCGGCACCCGCAACATCCTGGCGATCACCCAGACGGTGCAATGCGTGGCCGGCGTGGTGGAGTTTGCGGTGGCGCGCATCAAGGCGGAGCTGTTGCCGAAGTATCCGAATGTCGACGATGTGGTCGGCCTGGCGCATACCTACGGCTGCGGCGTCGCCATTGATGCGCCGGACGCGGTGATTCCGATCCGCACGCTGCGCAACATCAGCCTGAACCCGAACTTCGGGGGCGAGGTGATGGTGGTGAGCCTGGGCTGCGAGAAGCTGCAGCCCGAGCGTCTGCTGCCGCCGGGCGTGATCCCGATCGCCGACCAGCGCGGCGATGCGGCGGCCGAGGGCCTGGACGTGGTCTGTCTGCAGGACAACAAGCACGTCGGCTTCATGTCGATGATCGAGTCGGTCATGACGCAGGCGACGGTGCACCTGGAGCGCCTGAATCGCCGCCGCCGCGAAACCATTCCGGCGTCGGAGCTGGTGGTGGGTGTGCAGTGCGGCGGCAGCGATGCGTTTTCCGGCGTCACCGCCAATCCGGCGGTGGGTTTCTGCGCCGACCTGCTGGTGCGTGCCGGCGCCACGGTGATGTTCAGTGAAACCACCGAGGTGCGTGACGGCATTGCCCAACTGACGGCCCGCGCCCGCTCCCCCGAAGTGGCGGACGCGATGATTCGCGAGATGGCCTGGTACGACGCCTACTTGCAGCGCGGCAGCGTGGACCGCAGCGCCAACACGACGCCGGGCAACAAGAAGGGGGGCTTGTCCAACATCGTCGAGAAGGCGATGGGCTCGATCGTCAAGAGCGGCAGCGCGCCGATCTCCGGCGTCCTGTCACCAGGCAACAAGCTCGACGGCCAACGCGGCCTGATCTACGCCGCCACGCCCGCCAGCGACTTCATCTGCGGCACGCTGCAGCTGGCGGCGGGCATGAACCTGCATGTGTTCACCACCGGCCGCGGCACGCCTTATGGCCTGGCGGAATGCCCGGTCATCAAGGTGGCCACGCGCAGCGACCTGGCGCGCCGCTGGCATGACCTGATGGACATCAACGCGGGGCTCATCGCGGATGGGGAAAAGACCATCGCCGAAGTGGGCTGGGAGATGTTCCACATGATGCTGGAAGTGGCCAGTGGCCGGCAGACCTGGGCGGAGCGGCATGGCTTGCACAACGCGTTGGTGTTGTTCAATCCGGCGCCGGTGACTTGA
- a CDS encoding DUF2185 domain-containing protein has product MATDPAQKPFRLRPDQIKDVAVGYGACIATDMITCEGRKVAFMYREEGDHEDDSGWRFMSGHESDEYMNDPDNHAAYDVNTIANYDPDIIPFLDAEPGSAFERENGDGGFVEVEDFEPGEE; this is encoded by the coding sequence ATGGCGACTGATCCCGCTCAAAAACCGTTTCGACTGCGTCCGGACCAGATCAAGGACGTCGCCGTGGGATACGGCGCTTGCATCGCCACGGACATGATCACCTGCGAGGGCCGAAAGGTGGCCTTCATGTACCGAGAGGAAGGAGACCACGAGGACGACAGCGGCTGGCGCTTCATGTCGGGCCATGAATCCGACGAGTACATGAACGACCCGGACAATCACGCGGCCTACGACGTCAATACGATCGCGAACTACGACCCGGACATCATCCCGTTCCTCGATGCCGAGCCGGGCTCCGCATTCGAGCGGGAAAACGGGGATGGCGGGTTTGTCGAAGTCGAGGACTTCGAGCCGGGGGAGGAGTAA
- a CDS encoding SgcJ/EcaC family oxidoreductase produces MAKEGHSECAVTTEREVAGLFDRWNTSLSTLSPDKVVANYAEDAVLLPTVSNQARTTPAEIRDYFVKFLKNGPQGTIDSRIIRIGCNVAQDVGTYTFKFKDGSQVRARYTYVYEWTHGQWLIAHHHSSAMPEK; encoded by the coding sequence ATGGCCAAGGAGGGCCATTCGGAATGTGCCGTCACCACCGAGCGCGAAGTCGCCGGCCTGTTTGACCGCTGGAACACGTCGCTGTCGACGCTGAGCCCGGACAAGGTCGTCGCCAACTACGCCGAGGATGCGGTGCTGCTGCCCACGGTCTCCAATCAGGCGCGCACCACGCCAGCCGAGATCCGGGACTACTTCGTCAAGTTCCTGAAGAACGGGCCGCAAGGGACGATCGACAGTCGCATCATCCGCATCGGCTGCAATGTGGCGCAGGACGTCGGCACCTACACCTTCAAATTCAAGGACGGCAGCCAGGTGCGCGCTCGCTACACCTACGTCTATGAATGGACGCACGGCCAATGGCTGATCGCGCATCACCATTCGTCGGCCATGCCGGAGAAGTGA
- a CDS encoding response regulator transcription factor yields the protein MNRHLLIIEDDPRVADFLSRGLKAEGYTVEVARTGPQGLELARDERVSLVILDLMLPGLNGLDLCQTLRAEGGQVPILMLTAMSTTEDKVKGLRLGADDYLTKPFDFEELLARITALLRRGREQRAVATTLQVADLVLDRERMQVWRADAPLTLTAKELAFLELLMSAPGRLFSRERILANVWGVHVDPLTNIVDVYVRRLRAKIDDGHPLPLLKTVRGLGYRLDDSPV from the coding sequence ATGAACCGCCATCTGCTGATCATCGAGGACGATCCTCGCGTGGCCGACTTCCTCTCCCGCGGTCTGAAGGCGGAGGGCTACACGGTCGAGGTGGCGCGCACCGGTCCGCAGGGGCTGGAACTGGCCCGGGACGAGCGCGTGTCGTTGGTCATCCTGGACCTGATGCTGCCGGGGCTCAACGGGCTGGACCTGTGCCAGACGCTGCGCGCCGAAGGTGGCCAGGTGCCCATCCTGATGCTCACCGCCATGAGCACCACCGAGGACAAGGTCAAGGGCCTGCGCCTGGGCGCGGATGACTATCTCACCAAGCCCTTCGACTTCGAGGAACTGCTGGCCCGCATCACCGCCTTGCTGCGGCGCGGGCGCGAGCAACGGGCGGTGGCCACCACCTTGCAGGTGGCTGACCTGGTGCTGGACCGGGAGCGCATGCAGGTCTGGCGGGCGGACGCGCCGCTGACCTTGACCGCCAAGGAACTCGCGTTTCTCGAACTGCTGATGAGTGCCCCGGGGCGACTGTTCAGCCGCGAGCGCATCCTGGCCAATGTCTGGGGCGTGCATGTGGATCCGCTGACCAACATCGTCGATGTCTATGTGCGGCGCCTGCGCGCGAAGATCGACGACGGCCATCCGTTGCCGTTGCTCAAGACGGTGCGCGGGCTGGGCTATCGGCTGGACGACAGTCCCGTCTGA
- a CDS encoding sensor histidine kinase gives MYRWRLTLALGALLALVCIQAGFVYWGADRVDGYARHSRLTSDLLSELLDLSADKQRLRTWAAQQLMGAGAQPDTRDRLLDRMHESAGRLTEMSRRHLASWRAIAARDGVPVPAEVEQLVDISALLDANILEVQAQLQELKALDDHAAFSGVWQQINQVFDTTHGRDLRDLLNGAIEGQRKALPMARAATEGGLERLRQQALLMTVITFAVALGLFLHLSHRLKQPLERLLAAAQALQAGRLDHRIPLSESTGSRDEFDHVAAHFNAMAHELQQHRLEADAVRRRLEDAVQERTRELQSAHETLQRLDHRRRQLFADLSHELRTPATVIRGEADIALRAGPLPAEDYRLALSRILAAVKQLSGVTEDLMLVARAEADELLIHPELVALGALVKDTVEQAAAMAALRQLRLTATLPPADLVVSADSARLRQALMIVLDNAIRYSRPQGEVTVDCILLHADGTETPMDAATAPPLDRTTTNPAAETADDVSPNDLLRYDAIEIAIRDQGIGIDADELDQVFERFVRGRRARSYRADGTGIGLSIAQSIVQAHGGQILIDSQPDVGTRVRLRLPLRAGALKVMDDEGNQTGVGIPSASALASPKAIDHPLTSP, from the coding sequence ATGTATCGATGGCGACTGACGCTGGCCCTGGGGGCGTTGCTGGCGCTGGTCTGCATCCAGGCCGGCTTTGTCTACTGGGGGGCGGACCGGGTCGATGGTTACGCCCGTCACAGTCGGCTCACCAGCGACCTGCTGTCCGAGCTGCTGGACCTCTCCGCCGACAAGCAACGCCTGCGCACCTGGGCGGCGCAGCAGTTGATGGGTGCCGGCGCCCAGCCCGACACCCGCGACCGGCTGCTGGACCGGATGCACGAAAGCGCCGGGCGACTGACCGAGATGTCCCGCCGACACCTGGCCTCCTGGCGGGCCATTGCCGCGCGCGACGGCGTGCCGGTGCCGGCGGAGGTGGAACAGCTGGTGGACATCAGCGCGCTGCTGGATGCCAACATCCTGGAAGTGCAGGCCCAGTTGCAGGAGCTGAAGGCGCTGGACGACCACGCCGCGTTTTCCGGCGTCTGGCAGCAGATCAACCAGGTGTTCGACACCACCCACGGCCGCGACCTGCGTGACCTGCTCAACGGCGCGATCGAAGGTCAACGCAAGGCCCTGCCCATGGCCCGCGCCGCCACCGAGGGCGGCCTGGAACGCTTGCGCCAGCAGGCGCTGCTGATGACGGTGATCACCTTCGCGGTGGCGCTGGGATTGTTCCTGCACCTGAGCCATCGCCTGAAGCAGCCGCTGGAACGGCTGCTGGCCGCGGCGCAAGCGCTTCAGGCCGGCCGGCTGGACCACCGCATTCCGCTGAGCGAATCGACCGGATCGCGCGACGAGTTCGATCACGTGGCCGCCCACTTCAACGCCATGGCGCATGAGTTGCAGCAACACCGCCTGGAGGCCGATGCGGTGCGTCGGCGTCTGGAAGATGCGGTGCAGGAGCGCACCCGGGAACTGCAGTCGGCCCATGAGACGCTGCAGCGGCTGGACCACCGGCGCCGGCAGCTCTTCGCCGATCTGAGCCATGAACTGCGCACACCCGCCACGGTGATCCGCGGCGAGGCCGACATCGCGCTGCGTGCCGGCCCGTTGCCGGCGGAGGACTATCGACTGGCGCTCAGCCGCATCCTGGCGGCCGTCAAGCAGCTGAGCGGCGTGACCGAGGACCTGATGCTGGTCGCCCGCGCCGAGGCCGACGAGCTGCTCATCCATCCCGAGCTGGTGGCGCTCGGCGCGCTGGTGAAGGACACGGTGGAGCAAGCCGCCGCGATGGCTGCCCTGCGCCAGCTGCGACTCACGGCGACGCTGCCGCCAGCGGACCTGGTCGTCAGCGCCGATTCCGCACGCCTGCGCCAGGCGCTGATGATCGTGCTGGACAACGCGATCCGCTATTCACGGCCGCAGGGCGAGGTGACGGTGGACTGCATCTTGCTGCACGCCGACGGGACCGAAACGCCCATGGACGCGGCGACCGCGCCTCCCCTCGATCGGACGACGACGAACCCCGCAGCCGAGACCGCCGACGACGTGTCCCCGAATGACCTGCTTCGCTATGACGCGATCGAGATCGCCATCCGCGACCAAGGCATCGGCATTGATGCCGATGAACTGGACCAGGTCTTCGAACGCTTCGTGCGCGGCCGACGCGCCCGCTCCTACCGCGCCGACGGCACCGGCATCGGTCTGTCGATTGCGCAGAGCATTGTTCAAGCCCATGGTGGCCAGATCCTGATCGACAGCCAGCCCGACGTCGGCACCCGCGTGCGGTTGCGCCTGCCGCTGCGCGCCGGCGCGCTGAAGGTGATGGATGACGAAGGCAACCAGACGGGCGTCGGCATCCCCTCGGCATCCGCCCTCGCCTCGCCCAAGGCCATCGACCACCCGTTGACCTCGCCATGA
- a CDS encoding glycoside hydrolase family 5 protein yields MPDASSASPHPHPHPHPRRLPTVRAGRACLSVLAVLGSLLLAPLSQAQTCGSGGGATVCLTSTGSADNIALNWTVSGTVSNVQVYRDTDSEAAGRTRLSTVSASTTRYTDAAAAAGTRYWYWIKFTANGASYNAGPANAVRTTATTGGMRDLTSTQLAAQMAPGWNLGNSLEAIGGETAWGNPKVTQALLTSVKAAGFKTVRIPVSWAQYADASDTISAAWMARVTEVVGYARNAGLYVIINVHWDGGWMQPTYARQAAVNARLTKFWTQIANNFKNHDDYLLFAGTNEVMVDGDYGTPTVEYYTVQNSFNQTFVNAVRATGGNNAKRHLVVQGFNTNIDHTVNFATLPNDSASRRLMMEVHYYDPYNFTLNASSNIWQWGSIATDASATETWANESYLDAQFQKMKARFIDPGTPVILGEYGAISRTNISGAERYRTYWVQSVTRSAKAKGLVPVYWDNGYTSNNSMGLFNRATGAVVYTDLVNTIVNASK; encoded by the coding sequence ATGCCTGATGCTTCTTCCGCGTCCCCGCACCCCCACCCCCACCCCCACCCGCGCCGGCTTCCGACCGTTCGCGCCGGCCGGGCCTGCCTGTCCGTGCTGGCGGTGCTCGGCAGCCTGCTGCTGGCCCCGCTGAGCCAGGCACAGACCTGCGGCAGCGGTGGCGGTGCCACCGTCTGCCTGACCAGCACCGGCAGCGCCGACAACATCGCCCTGAACTGGACGGTGAGCGGCACCGTCTCCAATGTGCAGGTCTATCGCGACACCGACAGCGAAGCCGCCGGCCGCACCCGGCTGAGCACCGTCAGCGCGTCCACCACCCGCTACACCGATGCGGCCGCGGCCGCGGGCACCCGCTATTGGTACTGGATCAAGTTCACCGCCAACGGCGCCAGCTACAACGCCGGCCCCGCCAACGCGGTGCGCACCACCGCCACCACCGGCGGCATGCGTGACCTCACCAGCACCCAGCTCGCCGCCCAGATGGCGCCGGGCTGGAACCTGGGCAACTCGCTGGAGGCCATCGGCGGCGAAACCGCCTGGGGCAATCCGAAGGTGACGCAGGCGCTGCTCACCAGCGTCAAGGCCGCGGGCTTCAAGACGGTCCGCATTCCGGTGTCCTGGGCCCAGTACGCCGATGCCAGCGACACCATCAGCGCCGCCTGGATGGCCCGGGTGACCGAGGTGGTGGGTTATGCGCGCAATGCCGGGCTGTACGTCATCATCAACGTGCACTGGGACGGCGGCTGGATGCAGCCGACCTATGCGCGACAGGCGGCGGTGAATGCGCGGCTGACGAAGTTCTGGACCCAGATCGCCAACAACTTCAAGAACCACGACGACTACCTGCTCTTCGCCGGCACCAATGAAGTGATGGTGGACGGCGATTACGGTACGCCCACGGTGGAGTACTACACCGTGCAGAACAGCTTCAACCAGACCTTCGTGAATGCGGTGCGCGCCACCGGCGGCAACAACGCCAAGCGCCACCTGGTGGTGCAGGGCTTCAACACCAACATCGACCACACCGTCAACTTCGCCACCCTGCCCAATGATTCGGCCAGTCGGCGTCTGATGATGGAAGTGCATTACTACGACCCCTACAACTTCACCCTGAACGCATCCAGCAACATCTGGCAGTGGGGCTCGATCGCCACCGATGCGTCGGCCACCGAGACCTGGGCCAACGAGTCGTATCTCGATGCGCAGTTCCAGAAGATGAAGGCCCGCTTCATCGATCCCGGCACGCCGGTGATCCTGGGCGAGTACGGTGCGATTTCACGCACCAACATCAGCGGCGCGGAGCGCTACCGGACCTACTGGGTGCAGTCGGTCACCCGGTCCGCCAAGGCCAAGGGCCTGGTGCCGGTGTACTGGGACAACGGCTACACCAGCAACAACAGCATGGGTCTGTTCAACCGCGCCACTGGGGCGGTGGTCTACACCGACCTGGTGAACACCATCGTCAACGCGTCGAAGTAA
- a CDS encoding glutaredoxin family protein, giving the protein MQLKIVLYSKSACPQCDTAKSLLKSRSLPFDEIKIDDEDERKAFYEKCGPSVRQMPQIFINDQRVGGVAGLQAALAQIAK; this is encoded by the coding sequence ATGCAACTCAAGATCGTCCTCTATTCCAAGTCGGCCTGCCCGCAATGCGACACGGCCAAGAGCCTGCTGAAGTCCCGATCGCTCCCGTTCGACGAGATCAAGATCGACGACGAAGACGAGCGCAAGGCCTTCTACGAGAAGTGCGGCCCCTCGGTGCGCCAGATGCCGCAGATCTTCATCAACGACCAGCGTGTGGGCGGCGTCGCCGGCCTGCAGGCCGCGTTGGCGCAGATCGCCAAATAA
- a CDS encoding NAD(P)H-dependent flavin oxidoreductase: protein MSVLPESTVAAPRGEPVHVAGASSASAITSLLGIRLPLIQAPLAGVQGARLATAVSRAGGLGSLPAALLNAQTLHSELTLLRDMGLPYQVNFFAHTTPQPDDAREARWRERLAPYYAEFGIDPSQIQPGPVRQPFSAAIADLVEPFRPPVVSFHFGLPSEALLARVKGWGAVVLSSATTVQEALWLEANGADAIIAQGWEAGGHRGHFLSDDLSRQPGTLALLPQIVAAVDLPVIAAGGIINAAGIRAAMTLGAQAVQLGTAFLLCDEATTSAAHRQALREPAKHYTALTNLMTGRPARGIVNRLMREVGPLNEVAPEFPNASNALGPLRAKAEAAGSGDFSPLWAGQNFAGLREIGAAALVAELAWAFEPNDAAE, encoded by the coding sequence ATGTCCGTCCTGCCCGAATCCACCGTCGCCGCCCCGCGGGGCGAACCTGTCCATGTGGCGGGCGCGTCGTCCGCTTCGGCGATCACCTCGCTGCTGGGCATTCGCCTGCCGCTGATCCAGGCCCCGTTGGCGGGCGTGCAGGGCGCGCGTCTGGCCACGGCCGTGAGCCGCGCGGGCGGGTTGGGCTCGCTGCCGGCGGCGCTGCTCAATGCCCAGACGCTGCACAGCGAACTGACCTTGCTGCGCGACATGGGCCTGCCCTACCAGGTCAACTTCTTCGCCCACACGACGCCCCAGCCGGACGACGCCCGTGAAGCGCGCTGGCGCGAGCGCCTGGCGCCGTACTACGCCGAGTTCGGCATCGATCCCAGCCAGATCCAGCCGGGCCCGGTGCGTCAGCCGTTCTCGGCGGCGATTGCGGATCTGGTCGAGCCCTTCCGGCCGCCGGTGGTGAGTTTCCACTTCGGGCTGCCCTCCGAGGCCCTGCTGGCGCGGGTGAAGGGCTGGGGTGCGGTGGTGCTGTCCAGCGCGACCACGGTGCAGGAGGCGCTCTGGCTGGAGGCCAACGGCGCGGACGCGATCATTGCCCAGGGCTGGGAGGCCGGCGGTCACCGCGGGCATTTCCTCAGCGATGACCTGAGCCGTCAGCCGGGCACCCTGGCCTTGCTGCCGCAGATCGTGGCGGCGGTGGACCTGCCGGTGATTGCCGCCGGCGGCATCATCAACGCGGCGGGCATCCGGGCCGCGATGACGCTCGGTGCCCAGGCGGTGCAACTCGGGACGGCCTTCCTGCTGTGCGATGAAGCCACCACCAGTGCCGCGCATCGCCAGGCGCTGCGCGAGCCGGCCAAGCACTACACCGCCTTGACGAACCTGATGACCGGCCGCCCGGCGCGCGGCATCGTCAATCGCCTGATGCGGGAGGTCGGCCCGCTCAATGAGGTCGCGCCGGAGTTTCCCAACGCCAGCAATGCCCTGGGCCCGTTGCGCGCGAAGGCGGAGGCAGCGGGCAGCGGGGATTTCTCGCCGCTATGGGCGGGACAGAACTTCGCCGGCCTGCGCGAGATCGGCGCCGCCGCGTTGGTGGCCGAGCTGGCCTGGGCGTTCGAGCCGAACGACGCCGCGGAGTGA